Proteins from a genomic interval of Colias croceus chromosome 2, ilColCroc2.1:
- the LOC123702475 gene encoding uncharacterized protein LOC123702475, with protein MAQAIEAVKKGEKITTAANKYGVPRITLYDKISGKTPVEYSMGPSTYLSTEAENLLEKWVIDMAGKHIPITRDELLDSVQRIIMDQKIKTPFTDDRPGKKWYNLFLKRHPALSERTAQNLTTARDAVTEENIKKWFKEVESYIQENDLKEASEDPPRIFNTDESAFYLSPKAGKVLARKGDKHVYRSSGDDKDNLTVLITGNAAGQLAPTMVVYVSWPYRRFAHFMKWPI; from the coding sequence ATGGCTCAGGCTATAGAAGCGGTCAAAAAAGGCGAAAAAATTACAACTGCAGCAAACAAGTATGGTGTGCCCAGGATTACCCTATATGACAAAATTTCGGGTAAAACTCCAGTCGAGTATTCTATGGGTCCTAGTACCTATTTGTCTACAGAAGCAGAAAACCTTTTAGAAAAATGGGTGATTGACATGGCGGGAAAACACATTCCCATTACAAGAGACGAATTGCTTGACAGTGTGCAACGCATTATTATGGACCAGAAGATAAAAACGCCTTTTACTGACGATAGGCCAGGCAAGAAATGGTATAATCTTTTTCTAAAAAGACATCCTGCTTTGTCTGAGCGAACAGCACAAAATTTAACAACGGCGCGAGATGCAGTAAcggaagaaaatataaaaaaatggtttaaaGAAGTTGAATCATATATACAAGAAAACGATCTAAAAGAAGCTTCGGAAGACCCTCCAAGAATTTTTAATACGGACGAGAGCGCCTTCTATTTGTCCCCTAAAGCCGGGAAAGTTCTTGCAAGAAAAGGTGACAAACATGTCTACCGATCATCTGGAGACGATAAGGACAATTTGACAGTGTTGATTACGGGGAATGCAGCTGGACAATTGGCACCCACCATGGTAGTGTAtgtgtcgtggccatatcgtagatttgctcatttcatgaaatggccaatttag